The Chryseobacterium sp. 52 genome includes a region encoding these proteins:
- a CDS encoding Crp/Fnr family transcriptional regulator, with translation MFDLLLSHIQNKVDLPEEQSNQIQTFFTYKKLRKKQYLLQEGEICKCLSFVSKGLLKSYTSDEKGNEHINMFAFEGWWTSDFNSFINQEKAVLNIDAVEETEVLMITLDDYERLMLEIPVMDRYFRILYQNSLVTKDYRLMVSNSFTAEEKYMQFALRNPEIIKKVPHNLIASYLGLAPETVSRIRKKWSLNT, from the coding sequence ATGTTTGACCTCCTTCTTTCCCATATACAAAACAAAGTTGATCTTCCTGAAGAACAGAGCAATCAGATCCAGACATTTTTCACGTATAAAAAATTACGCAAAAAGCAATATCTGCTGCAGGAAGGTGAAATTTGCAAGTGTCTGTCATTTGTCAGCAAAGGATTGCTCAAATCATATACTTCGGACGAAAAAGGAAATGAGCATATCAATATGTTTGCATTCGAAGGATGGTGGACCTCTGATTTCAACAGTTTTATCAATCAGGAAAAAGCAGTGTTGAATATTGATGCGGTAGAAGAAACGGAAGTCCTGATGATCACTTTGGATGATTACGAAAGACTCATGCTTGAAATCCCTGTTATGGACCGCTATTTCAGGATTCTCTATCAGAACAGTCTTGTCACGAAAGACTACAGACTGATGGTATCCAACAGTTTTACGGCAGAAGAAAAGTATATGCAGTTTGCGCTGCGAAATCCGGAAATCATCAAAAAAGTTCCCCATAATCTTATTGCCTCATATCTGGGACTTGCACCCGAAACTGTAAGCCGGATACGCAAAAAATGGTCGCTTAATACTTGA